From the genome of Mustela lutreola isolate mMusLut2 chromosome 16, mMusLut2.pri, whole genome shotgun sequence, one region includes:
- the PLEKHG2 gene encoding pleckstrin homology domain-containing family G member 2 isoform X2 — protein MPEGARGPNLSKPSPSLCRGPTGEVCDCAAVCESQTGPATPAMASPRGSGSSTSLSTVGSEGDPAPGPTPVCSASRPEPLPGPPIRLHLSPVGTPGLAKPSRLERVVREIVETERAYVRDLRSIVEDYLAPLMDGGVLGLSAEQVGMLFANIEDIYEFSSELLEDLEGSSSAGGIAECFVQRSEDFDIYTLYCMNYPSSLALLRELSLSPPAALWLQERQAQLRHSLPLQSFLLKPVQRILKYHLLLQELGKHWAEGPGAGGREMVEEAIVSMTAVAWYINDMKRKQEHAARLQEVQRRLGGWTGPELSAFGELVLEGAFRGGGGGGPRLRGGERLLFLFSRMLLVAKRRGPEYTYKGHIFCCNLSVSESPRDPLGFKVSDLTIPKHRHLLQAKNQEEKRLWIHCLQRLFFENHPASIPAKAKQVLLENSLHCAPKSKPIPEPLTPPLGSPRPRDARSFTPGRRNTAPSPGPSATRRGRRQSEPVKEPYVMFPPNAKPRLKVRNTLGQGLWTRTPGPGRKGWGPSLQPSILSPCSQHTGSEGELYPPLEPQPPVPTSGPPEDLEDTGPPTLEPSGTSITEEILELLNQRGLRDPGCPLPPSPHDIPKFSGDSQVPGDSETLTFQALPSRDSSEEEEEEELEMDERGPSPLHVLEGLESSSAAETTDVSGLSKSPDAPGLPEIPGLSEIPKIPHLPSLSDISSVFEMPRPPAIPNVPDIPSLASTPALPCDSWLQGPLQGPDEAVATRRELFPGGSSAKLGEPSSGGRAGQEEPEEGELFPDFQPQDVPQDQGFPDELEFRSCSEIRSAWRALEQGQLARPGFPEPLLILEDSDLGGGSGSRKAGAPSSERAASRVRELARLYSERIQQMQRAETRASANAPRRRPRALAQPQLSPRLHQEHAEPGPLPAFGHVLVCELAFPLTCAQESVPLGPAARVQAATPLSKQGGCPGGRGLSVSSLPEEDHLGIRVPAARRLPEQGDPQNIQSMAASTTALPPQEDPPDVQVLATALPDPGGHLEVQHPATTPLPQHRGHMDTQVPTSPALPGQRCCPDVTVLATATVPKQEGPLHSQSPSNTPLTRQGGPRDVPFLAGVGNQAVDISLTHGSSLDRPIPGNAALPSQHDLLDIPVLGASPLAAWEGPPSHEIPASAAPSLPQDPSDIQFLGTSSLPAHECCLDHQLPASTALSLPQNSNVPAAAPLPQRPGLPDTQVQALPPLPKQGGLPDTQGPSATPLLQEQSFTDLQIQKRSPLEQRSLSDVRGPAPTLLPEQRGSRDSQGLFSTPAQTTMVLSKPGHYLASPVTRSESSELTPLHSPPLPTRQLLGPNAAALSRYLAASYISQSLARRQGSGGEAPLASRGPWSSSAPASRAPSPPPQPQPPPPPARRLSYATTVNIHVGGGGRLRPAKAQVRLNHPALLAPAHESVGLRRAQGAPDAPFHM, from the exons ATGCCCGAGGGAGCCCGTGGACCGAACCTGTCCAAACCCAGCCCTAGCCTTTGCCGTGGCCCCACAGGTGAAGTGTGTGACTGCGCAGCTGTGTGTGAGAGCCAGACAG GTCCTGCAACCCCTGCCATGGCCTCCCCCCGAGGTTCTGGGAGCTCCACATCCCTGAGCACGGTGGGCTCTGAGGGGGACCCGGCTCCAGGGCCCACCCCAGTCTGCTCAGCGTCCAGGCCAGAGCCCCTTCCAGGGCCCCCCATCCGCCTGCATCTGTCACCCGTGGGAACCCCGGGTTTGGCCAAACCCTCGAGGCTGGAGCGAGTGGTTCGAGAGATCGTGGAGACAGAGCGGGCCTACGTCCGGGACCTTCGTAGCATCGTGGAG GACTACCTGGCCCCTCTGATGGATGGTGGGGTCCTAGGGCTGAGTGCGGAGCAGGTGGGCATGCTATTTGCCAACATCGAGGACATCTACGAGTTCAGCAG TGAGCTCCTGGAGGACCTGGAGGGCAGCAGCAGCGCGGGGGGCATTGCTGAGTGCTTTGTGCAGAGG AGTGAGGATTTTGACATCTACACGCTGTACTGCATGAACTACCCGAG CTCCCTAGCCCTGCTCCGGGAGCTGTCGCTGTCCCCACCCGCAGCCCTGTGGTTGCAGGAGCGCCAGGCCCAGCTCCGCCACTCACTGCCTCTGCAGAGCTTCCTGCTGAAACCTGTTCAGCGGATCCTCAAGTACCATCTGTTGCTGCAG GAGCTAGGCAAGCACTGGGCGGAGGGCCCAGGCGCTGGGGGCCGCGAGATGGTGGAAGAGGCCATCGTGTCCATGACCGCGGTTGCCTGGTATATCAATGACATGAAACGGAAGCAGGAGCATGCGGCGCGCCTCCAG GAAGTGCAACGGCGGCTGGGCGGCTGGACTGGCCCGGAGCTCAGCGCTTTCGGGGAGCTGGTGCTGGAGGGCGCATTCCGAGGTGGCGGAGGGGGTGGCCCCCGACTTCGAGGGGGCGAGCGGCTGCTTTTTCTATTCTCACGGATGCTGCTCGTGGCCAAGCGCCGGGGCCCGGAGTACACCTACAAAGGCCATATCTTC TGCTGCAACCTGAGTGTGAGCGAGAGTCCTCGAGACCCTCTAGGGTTCAAGGTGTCTGATCTGACCATTCCCAAACACAGGCACCTTCTCCAG GCCAAGAACCAAGAAGAGAAGAGGCTGTGGATTCACTGTCTCCAGCGTCTCTTTTTTGAGAACCACCCTGCCTCCATCCCTGCCAAG GCCAAACAAGTTCTCCTTGAAAACAGCCTGCACT GTGCTCCTAAAAGTAAGCCTATTCCAGAGCCCCTAACACCCCCACTTGGGTCTCCACGACCTCGAGATGCTAGAAGTTTCACCCCTGGACGAAGGAACACAG CTCCATCTCCAGGACCCTCTGCTACCCGCCGTGGCCGTAGACAGTCTG AGCCAGTAAAGGAGCCGTACGTTATGTTTCCACCAAACG CTAAGCCTAGACTCAAGGTAAGAAACACCCTAGGACAGGGTCTGTGGACCCGTACTCCTGGGCCTGGGAGAAAGGGATGGGGCCCTTCACTCCAGCCTTCCATCCTCTCTCCTTGCTCACAGCATACTGGCAGTGAGGGGGAGCTCTACCCCCCCTTAGAGCCTCAGCCACCAGTTCCAACTTCCGGACCCCCTGAGGACCTGGAGGACACTGGACCCCCCACGCTGGAGCCCTCTGGGACCTCCATCACTGAAGAGATTCTGGAACTATTGAACCAAAGAGGCCTCCGGGATCCAGGG TGCCCACTGCCGCCATCCCCCCACGACATTCCCAAGTTCTCTGGAGACTCCCAGGTGCCAGGCGACAGTGAAACCCTCACATTCCAAGCCCTGCCCAGCCGAGACTcttcagaagaggaggaggaggaggagctagAGATGGACGAACGGGGGCCTTCCCCGCTCCACGTCCTGGAAGGGCTCGAAAGTTCCAGCGCGGCTGAAACTACCGACGTTTCCGGCCTTAGCAAAAGTCCAGACGCACCCGGCCTCCCTGAAATTCCCGGCCTGTCTGAAATTCCCAAGATTCCCCACCTTCCTAGCCTCTCTGACATTTCCAGTGTTTTTGAAATGCCCCGCCCTCCAGCCATACCTAATGTCCCGGACATTCCTAGTCTCGCCAGCACTCCCGCCCTTCCCTGTGACTCATGGCTCCAGGGACCTCTGCAAGGGCCCGATGAGGCTGTAGCCACCAGGAGAGAACTGTTCCCCGGAGGCAGCTCAGCAAAACTGGGGGAACCCTCCTCAggtggcagggcagggcaggaggagcCTGAAGAAGGGGAACTGTTCCCAGACTTCCAGCCCCAGGATGTCCCCCAAGATCAGGGATTCCCAGATGAGCTGGAATTCCGCTCTTGTTCAGAAATCCGCAGCGCCTGGCGGGCCCTGGAGCAGGGGCAGCTGGCCCGGCCAGGTTTCCCAGAGCCATTGCTGATCCTGGAAGATTCGGATCTGGGCGGAGGCAGCGGGAGCAGGAAGGCAGGAGCCCCTAGTTCGGAGAGGGCAGCTTCCCGGGTGCGAGAGTTAGCCCGGCTCTACAGCGAGCGGATCCAGCAGATGCAGCGGGCCGAGACCCGGGCATCGGCCAACGCCCCCCGTCGCCGGCCTCGTGCTCTGGCCCAGCCCCAGTTGTCCCCCCGCCTGCACCAAGAGCATGCTGAGCCAG ggcctctgcctgcctttggaCACGTGCTGGTGTGTGAGCTGGCCTTCCCTCTGACCTGTGCCCAGGAGTCTGTCCCTCTGGGTCCTGCCGCCCGGGTTCAAGCTGCCACACCTTTGTCTAAGCAGGGAGGCTGTCCAGGTGGCCGGGGTCTCTCTGTTTCCAGTTTGCCGGAGGAAGACCATCTGGGCATCCGGGTACCAGCTGCTAGGCGTCTGCCTGAGCAAGGAGACCCTCAGAACATACAGAGCATGGCTGCATCCACCACAGCCTTGCCCCCACAGGAAGACCCCCCAGATGTGCAGGTGCTGGCTACAGCTCTGCCGGACCCAGGAGGCCACCTGGAAGTCCAGCATCCAGCTACCACTCCTCTGCCTCAGCATAGAGGCCATATGGACACCCAAGTTCCAaccagcccagccctgcctgggcAGAGATGCTGTCCTGACGTCACAGTTTTAGCTACCGCCACTGTGCCCAAGCAAGAAGGTCCTCTACATAGCCAGAGCCCAAGCAATACCCCGTTAACCAGACAAGGAGGTCCCAGGGATGTTCCATTTCTGGCTGGTGTTGGCAACCAAGCTGTCGACATCTCGCTTACACATGGAAGCAGCCTGGACCGTCCGATCCCAGGCAACGCTGCACTGCCCTCACAACATGACCTCCTGGACATTCCAGTTCTGGGTGCTTCACCTCTAGCTGCCTGGGAAGGCCCCCCGAGCCATGAGATCCCAGCCAGCGCTGCGCCTTCTTTGCCCCAAGACCCCTCAGACATTCAGTTTCTGGGCACCTCGTCCTTGCCTGCACACGAATGCTGCCTCGACCATCAGCTCCCAGCCAGCACCGCACTGTCTTTGCCCCAGAATTCGAATGTTCCAGCTGCTGCACCTCTGCCCCAGCGACCAGGCCTTCCAGACACCCAAGTCCAGGCCCTCCCACCACTGCCCAAGCAGGGAGGCCTCCCAGACACCCAGGGTCCATCTGCTACACCTTTGCTTCAGGAACAAAGCTTCACAGACCTTCAGATCCAAAAACGTTCACCGTTGGAGCAGAGGAGCCTCTCCGACGTCCGTGGTCCAGCCCCGACACTCCTGCCTGAGCAGAGAGGCTCTCGGGACTCTCAGGGCCTGTTTTCCACCCCGGCTCAGACCACCAtggttctgtccaaaccaggacaCTACTTGGCCTCTCCTGTCACCAGGTCAGAGTCTTCAGAGTTGACCCCACTCCATAGTCCCCCTCTTCCGACCCGGCAGCTCCTGGGCCCCAACGCAGCTGCCCTCTCAAGGTACCTGGCAGCCTCATACATCAGCCAGAGCCTGGCTCGGCGGCAAGGGTCTGGGGGAGAAGCCCCCTTGGCCTCCCGGGGTCCCTGGTCCTCCTCTgccccagcatcgcgggccccttcACCACCACCCCAGCCGCagcccccaccgcccccagccCGGAGGCTCAGCTATGCCACCACGGTCAACATCCACGTTGGGGGTGGCGGGCGGCTCCGGCCAGCCAAGGCCCAGGTCAGGTTGAACCACCCTGCTCTCTTGGCCCCTGCCCATGAATCTGTGGGCCTTCGCAGGGCCCAGGGAGCTCCTGATGCCCCTTTCCACATGTGA
- the PLEKHG2 gene encoding pleckstrin homology domain-containing family G member 2 isoform X4, with amino-acid sequence MPEGARGPNLSKPSPSLCRGPTGEVCDCAAVCESQTAGPATPAMASPRGSGSSTSLSTVGSEGDPAPGPTPVCSASRPEPLPGPPIRLHLSPVGTPGLAKPSRLERVVREIVETERAYVRDLRSIVEDYLAPLMDGGVLGLSAEQVGMLFANIEDIYEFSSELLEDLEGSSSAGGIAECFVQRSEDFDIYTLYCMNYPSSLALLRELSLSPPAALWLQERQAQLRHSLPLQSFLLKPVQRILKYHLLLQELGKHWAEGPGAGGREMVEEAIVSMTAVAWYINDMKRKQEHAARLQEVQRRLGGWTGPELSAFGELVLEGAFRGGGGGGPRLRGGERLLFLFSRMLLVAKRRGPEYTYKGHIFCCNLSVSESPRDPLGFKVSDLTIPKHRHLLQAKNQEEKRLWIHCLQRLFFENHPASIPAKAKQVLLENSLHCAPKSKPIPEPLTPPLGSPRPRDARSFTPGRRNTAPSPGPSATRRGRRQSEPVKEPYVMFPPNAKPRLKHTGSEGELYPPLEPQPPVPTSGPPEDLEDTGPPTLEPSGTSITEEILELLNQRGLRDPGCPLPPSPHDIPKFSGDSQVPGDSETLTFQALPSRDSSEEEEEEELEMDERGPSPLHVLEGLESSSAAETTDVSGLSKSPDAPGLPEIPGLSEIPKIPHLPSLSDISSVFEMPRPPAIPNVPDIPSLASTPALPCDSWLQGPLQGPDEAVATRRELFPGGSSAKLGEPSSGGRAGQEEPEEGELFPDFQPQDVPQDQGFPDELEFRSCSEIRSAWRALEQGQLARPGFPEPLLILEDSDLGGGSGSRKAGAPSSERAASRVRELARLYSERIQQMQRAETRASANAPRRRPRALAQPQLSPRLHQEHAEPGPLPAFGHVLVCELAFPLTCAQESVPLGPAARVQAATPLSKQGGCPGGRGLSVSSLPEEDHLGIRVPAARRLPEQGDPQNIQSMAASTTALPPQEDPPDVQVLATALPDPGGHLEVQHPATTPLPQHRGHMDTQVPTSPALPGQRCCPDVTVLATATVPKQEGPLHSQSPSNTPLTRQGGPRDVPFLAGVGNQAVDISLTHGSSLDRPIPGNAALPSQHDLLDIPVLGASPLAAWEGPPSHEIPASAAPSLPQDPSDIQFLGTSSLPAHECCLDHQLPASTALSLPQNSNVPAAAPLPQRPGLPDTQVQALPPLPKQGGLPDTQGPSATPLLQEQSFTDLQIQKRSPLEQRSLSDVRGPAPTLLPEQRGSRDSQGLFSTPAQTTMVLSKPGHYLASPVTRSESSELTPLHSPPLPTRQLLGPNAAALSRYLAASYISQSLARRQGSGGEAPLASRGPWSSSAPASRAPSPPPQPQPPPPPARRLSYATTVNIHVGGGGRLRPAKAQVRLNHPALLAPAHESVGLRRAQGAPDAPFHM; translated from the exons ATGCCCGAGGGAGCCCGTGGACCGAACCTGTCCAAACCCAGCCCTAGCCTTTGCCGTGGCCCCACAGGTGAAGTGTGTGACTGCGCAGCTGTGTGTGAGAGCCAGACAG CAGGTCCTGCAACCCCTGCCATGGCCTCCCCCCGAGGTTCTGGGAGCTCCACATCCCTGAGCACGGTGGGCTCTGAGGGGGACCCGGCTCCAGGGCCCACCCCAGTCTGCTCAGCGTCCAGGCCAGAGCCCCTTCCAGGGCCCCCCATCCGCCTGCATCTGTCACCCGTGGGAACCCCGGGTTTGGCCAAACCCTCGAGGCTGGAGCGAGTGGTTCGAGAGATCGTGGAGACAGAGCGGGCCTACGTCCGGGACCTTCGTAGCATCGTGGAG GACTACCTGGCCCCTCTGATGGATGGTGGGGTCCTAGGGCTGAGTGCGGAGCAGGTGGGCATGCTATTTGCCAACATCGAGGACATCTACGAGTTCAGCAG TGAGCTCCTGGAGGACCTGGAGGGCAGCAGCAGCGCGGGGGGCATTGCTGAGTGCTTTGTGCAGAGG AGTGAGGATTTTGACATCTACACGCTGTACTGCATGAACTACCCGAG CTCCCTAGCCCTGCTCCGGGAGCTGTCGCTGTCCCCACCCGCAGCCCTGTGGTTGCAGGAGCGCCAGGCCCAGCTCCGCCACTCACTGCCTCTGCAGAGCTTCCTGCTGAAACCTGTTCAGCGGATCCTCAAGTACCATCTGTTGCTGCAG GAGCTAGGCAAGCACTGGGCGGAGGGCCCAGGCGCTGGGGGCCGCGAGATGGTGGAAGAGGCCATCGTGTCCATGACCGCGGTTGCCTGGTATATCAATGACATGAAACGGAAGCAGGAGCATGCGGCGCGCCTCCAG GAAGTGCAACGGCGGCTGGGCGGCTGGACTGGCCCGGAGCTCAGCGCTTTCGGGGAGCTGGTGCTGGAGGGCGCATTCCGAGGTGGCGGAGGGGGTGGCCCCCGACTTCGAGGGGGCGAGCGGCTGCTTTTTCTATTCTCACGGATGCTGCTCGTGGCCAAGCGCCGGGGCCCGGAGTACACCTACAAAGGCCATATCTTC TGCTGCAACCTGAGTGTGAGCGAGAGTCCTCGAGACCCTCTAGGGTTCAAGGTGTCTGATCTGACCATTCCCAAACACAGGCACCTTCTCCAG GCCAAGAACCAAGAAGAGAAGAGGCTGTGGATTCACTGTCTCCAGCGTCTCTTTTTTGAGAACCACCCTGCCTCCATCCCTGCCAAG GCCAAACAAGTTCTCCTTGAAAACAGCCTGCACT GTGCTCCTAAAAGTAAGCCTATTCCAGAGCCCCTAACACCCCCACTTGGGTCTCCACGACCTCGAGATGCTAGAAGTTTCACCCCTGGACGAAGGAACACAG CTCCATCTCCAGGACCCTCTGCTACCCGCCGTGGCCGTAGACAGTCTG AGCCAGTAAAGGAGCCGTACGTTATGTTTCCACCAAACG CTAAGCCTAGACTCAAG CATACTGGCAGTGAGGGGGAGCTCTACCCCCCCTTAGAGCCTCAGCCACCAGTTCCAACTTCCGGACCCCCTGAGGACCTGGAGGACACTGGACCCCCCACGCTGGAGCCCTCTGGGACCTCCATCACTGAAGAGATTCTGGAACTATTGAACCAAAGAGGCCTCCGGGATCCAGGG TGCCCACTGCCGCCATCCCCCCACGACATTCCCAAGTTCTCTGGAGACTCCCAGGTGCCAGGCGACAGTGAAACCCTCACATTCCAAGCCCTGCCCAGCCGAGACTcttcagaagaggaggaggaggaggagctagAGATGGACGAACGGGGGCCTTCCCCGCTCCACGTCCTGGAAGGGCTCGAAAGTTCCAGCGCGGCTGAAACTACCGACGTTTCCGGCCTTAGCAAAAGTCCAGACGCACCCGGCCTCCCTGAAATTCCCGGCCTGTCTGAAATTCCCAAGATTCCCCACCTTCCTAGCCTCTCTGACATTTCCAGTGTTTTTGAAATGCCCCGCCCTCCAGCCATACCTAATGTCCCGGACATTCCTAGTCTCGCCAGCACTCCCGCCCTTCCCTGTGACTCATGGCTCCAGGGACCTCTGCAAGGGCCCGATGAGGCTGTAGCCACCAGGAGAGAACTGTTCCCCGGAGGCAGCTCAGCAAAACTGGGGGAACCCTCCTCAggtggcagggcagggcaggaggagcCTGAAGAAGGGGAACTGTTCCCAGACTTCCAGCCCCAGGATGTCCCCCAAGATCAGGGATTCCCAGATGAGCTGGAATTCCGCTCTTGTTCAGAAATCCGCAGCGCCTGGCGGGCCCTGGAGCAGGGGCAGCTGGCCCGGCCAGGTTTCCCAGAGCCATTGCTGATCCTGGAAGATTCGGATCTGGGCGGAGGCAGCGGGAGCAGGAAGGCAGGAGCCCCTAGTTCGGAGAGGGCAGCTTCCCGGGTGCGAGAGTTAGCCCGGCTCTACAGCGAGCGGATCCAGCAGATGCAGCGGGCCGAGACCCGGGCATCGGCCAACGCCCCCCGTCGCCGGCCTCGTGCTCTGGCCCAGCCCCAGTTGTCCCCCCGCCTGCACCAAGAGCATGCTGAGCCAG ggcctctgcctgcctttggaCACGTGCTGGTGTGTGAGCTGGCCTTCCCTCTGACCTGTGCCCAGGAGTCTGTCCCTCTGGGTCCTGCCGCCCGGGTTCAAGCTGCCACACCTTTGTCTAAGCAGGGAGGCTGTCCAGGTGGCCGGGGTCTCTCTGTTTCCAGTTTGCCGGAGGAAGACCATCTGGGCATCCGGGTACCAGCTGCTAGGCGTCTGCCTGAGCAAGGAGACCCTCAGAACATACAGAGCATGGCTGCATCCACCACAGCCTTGCCCCCACAGGAAGACCCCCCAGATGTGCAGGTGCTGGCTACAGCTCTGCCGGACCCAGGAGGCCACCTGGAAGTCCAGCATCCAGCTACCACTCCTCTGCCTCAGCATAGAGGCCATATGGACACCCAAGTTCCAaccagcccagccctgcctgggcAGAGATGCTGTCCTGACGTCACAGTTTTAGCTACCGCCACTGTGCCCAAGCAAGAAGGTCCTCTACATAGCCAGAGCCCAAGCAATACCCCGTTAACCAGACAAGGAGGTCCCAGGGATGTTCCATTTCTGGCTGGTGTTGGCAACCAAGCTGTCGACATCTCGCTTACACATGGAAGCAGCCTGGACCGTCCGATCCCAGGCAACGCTGCACTGCCCTCACAACATGACCTCCTGGACATTCCAGTTCTGGGTGCTTCACCTCTAGCTGCCTGGGAAGGCCCCCCGAGCCATGAGATCCCAGCCAGCGCTGCGCCTTCTTTGCCCCAAGACCCCTCAGACATTCAGTTTCTGGGCACCTCGTCCTTGCCTGCACACGAATGCTGCCTCGACCATCAGCTCCCAGCCAGCACCGCACTGTCTTTGCCCCAGAATTCGAATGTTCCAGCTGCTGCACCTCTGCCCCAGCGACCAGGCCTTCCAGACACCCAAGTCCAGGCCCTCCCACCACTGCCCAAGCAGGGAGGCCTCCCAGACACCCAGGGTCCATCTGCTACACCTTTGCTTCAGGAACAAAGCTTCACAGACCTTCAGATCCAAAAACGTTCACCGTTGGAGCAGAGGAGCCTCTCCGACGTCCGTGGTCCAGCCCCGACACTCCTGCCTGAGCAGAGAGGCTCTCGGGACTCTCAGGGCCTGTTTTCCACCCCGGCTCAGACCACCAtggttctgtccaaaccaggacaCTACTTGGCCTCTCCTGTCACCAGGTCAGAGTCTTCAGAGTTGACCCCACTCCATAGTCCCCCTCTTCCGACCCGGCAGCTCCTGGGCCCCAACGCAGCTGCCCTCTCAAGGTACCTGGCAGCCTCATACATCAGCCAGAGCCTGGCTCGGCGGCAAGGGTCTGGGGGAGAAGCCCCCTTGGCCTCCCGGGGTCCCTGGTCCTCCTCTgccccagcatcgcgggccccttcACCACCACCCCAGCCGCagcccccaccgcccccagccCGGAGGCTCAGCTATGCCACCACGGTCAACATCCACGTTGGGGGTGGCGGGCGGCTCCGGCCAGCCAAGGCCCAGGTCAGGTTGAACCACCCTGCTCTCTTGGCCCCTGCCCATGAATCTGTGGGCCTTCGCAGGGCCCAGGGAGCTCCTGATGCCCCTTTCCACATGTGA